ATGGACATCCGGCAGCTGCGCTATTTCGTCAAGGTCGTCGAGCTCAGGAACATCACGACTGCGGCGGAGGCGCTTTTCATCGCCCAGCCTTCCTTGAGCCAGCACATGGCCAATCTGGAATCGGAGCTCGGCGTCACCTTGCTGGAGCGCAGCGTGCACGGCACGCGGGCCACGGCCACCGGCGAACTGCTCTACCGCCATGCCAAGACGATCCTGCGGCAGTTCGAAGACACCCGCTCGGCCATCCGGCAGGAGAGCGAATCGCCATCCGGCCGGGTGGCCATCGGGTTCCCGACCAGCACCTCGCGCATCCTGGCCGCGCCGCTGCTGGCGCGGCTGCAGGAGCGCTATCCGCTGATCGAACTGGAACTGGTGGAGGCCTCCAGCGGGGACCTGACGGGGCAGGTGGCTGCCGACCGGCTGGCGCTGGCGGTCACGATGGATGCGCGGGCCGATTCGCGCCTGCGCATCGAGCCGATCCTGGAGGAGGAACTGTTCGTGGTGGTGGCCTCGTCGCAAACCGCACCGCGCGCCTTCGGCATCGAGGCCTTCGCCAAGCTGCCGCTGCTGCTGCCCACGCACCCGAACTCGGTGCGCGTGGCCACCGAGCGGCTGCTGCGCGATCGCCAGCTGAAGTTCCGCCTGGTGGCCGAAACCAGCGCGGTGGAAATCCTGATCCTTGCCGTCGAGCGCGGGCTCGGCGCCACGGTACTGCCGACCGCGGCCTTTGCGCTGGCGCAGCAGCATGGCCGCGTGCGCGGCGTGCCCATCAAGGGGCGGCCGCTGCTGCGCGAGCTGTCGCTGAGCCTGTCGGTCTCGGCGGCGCGCAGCCCTGCCGTGCAATGCGTGCGCGAACTGCTGCTGCGGGTGATCGAGGAGGAGATCGCAAGCAAGCGCTGGAAGGGCGTGCGGCTGTTCAGCGACGCTGAAGCGTCGCCAGGAAAGCCGGCGCCGACAGCTGAGCCCAGCCGGCGATCCGCGGCAAGTCGGCCTCGGCGTAGCGGCCCTGCGCGTGCAGCAGATTGACGGTGCCCAGCACCTCGGTGCCCCAGTGCACCGGCATGTTGACGATGCTTTCGCAGCCCATGGCCAGCAGCGTGGCGTGGTCGGCGTAGTTGTCGACGATGTCCTGGCGGCTGCGGCCGATGAACGGCTCGCCCGAGGCCAGCACATGGCGCATGCGCGGCGCCTGGCCCAGGGTCTTGCGGCCGCCGACGGGATATTCCAGCGGCCGGCTGCTGTAAGCACGTTGCGATTCGCCGAACTCGCGGTGGTAGACGAGCACTGTGAGCAGAAGGTGGCCCGGCGAGCGAGCCAGGCCAGCATCCATGGCCTGGAACAGCGCCAGCGCCGCATCGTCCGCGCGCTGCGCCGCCAGCACGGCGGGCAAGGCCTCCATGCCCAGTGCATGTCCGGCGCGCTCGCTCGCCTGCATGAGGGGATCGATCATGGATTCAATCGGGCTTGGCGCCGGATTGCTCGACGACCTTCTTCCATCGCGCAATCTCGGTGCGAATCAGCGCGCCGAATTCGGCCGGCGTGCTCGCGATGGCCGCTCCCCCCTGCGACTCCAGTGTCGCGCGCATCCTGTCGCTGCGCAGCACGGCAGTGAAGTCCCGGCTCAGCCGCTCGAGCACGGCCGGCGGCGTGCCGGCCGGCGCGAACAGGCCATACCAGCCGAGCACCTCGAAGCCGGGATAGCCTTGCTCCGCGACGGTCGGTACATCGGGCAACAGCGGCGAGCGCCGCAGGCTCGTGATGCCCAGCGCCCTGAGGCGGCCGGCCTTGATGTGCGGCAGCGAGGTCAGCACCACATCGAGCATCAGGTCCACGTGGCCGGCGCTGACGTCGGTGAGTGCGGGGCCCGAGCCCTTGTACGGAATGTGGTTCAGCGCAATGCCCGCGGCCGACTTGAACGACTCGGTTGCCAGGTGATTGGAACTGCCCGAGCCGCTCGACGCATAGGTCAGTGCGGGCGGCTTCTTCGCCGCCGCAACCAGGTCCGCGAGCGAGCGCACGTTGGCCAGCCGGGGATTTTGCGGGCTGGCGACGATCACGTTGGGAATGGCGGCGATCTCGGTGATGGGCGCGAAGTCCTTCAGCGGGTCGTACGGCAGCTTCGGATACAGGCCCACCGCCGTCGCATGCGAACTGATCGTGCCCAGCAGCAGCGTGTAGCCGTCCGCCGGCGCCTTGGCGACGAAGTCGGCACCGATGGTGCTGCCGGCGCCGGGCTTGTTGTCGACCACGAAGGGCTGTCCGGTGCGCACGGTCATCTCCTGCGCGAGCTGGCGCGCCACCAGGTCGGTGGAGCCGCCTGCGGAGAAGGGCACGATCAGCCTGACAGGACGGTGCGGGTAAGTGTCCTGCGCGCTGGCCAGGGCGCCGGCACCGCTGAGCAATGCCGCGGTGCAGAGGAGGGCGGTGCGTCTTTTCACGAGGCGCTCCCTATTCCACGCGGATGTTGTTCCTCGTGATGAAGGCGCCCCAGAAGGCCTGGTCGTCGAGCGCGCGGCGGCGGATCTCGGCTTCACCGCCGCTCATGGCCGGCAGCGAGAGTTCGGCCAGCCGGGCCTTGACTGCGGGGTCCGCCATCACTTTCTGCAGCGCGGCGTTGAAGGCGGCGACGATCTTCGGGTCCAGGCGCGCCGGGCCGGCGATGGCGTACCAGCCGGGCATCGGCGGCACATTGAGCCCCGCTTCCTTCACCGTCGGCACCTGGGGCCACTGCGGCACGCGGCTGGCGCCGAGCACCGCCACCGCCTGCACCTTGCCCGACTGCACCTGCGGCAGGGCCGGCCCGACCACGCTCACCATGGCGTCGACCTCGCCCGCCAGCACGGCCGTGAGCGCCGCGGCCGAACCCTTGTAGGGCACGTGCATCAGCTTGACCCCCGCGGTCGCCGCGACCAGCTCCATCGCGATGTGCGTGGAGTTGCCGATGCCGGCACTGCCGAAGGTCAGTTCGCCGTTCTTCGCTTTCGCCTGTTCGAGGAACTGGGCGAAGGTCTTGATGCCGCTCCCGTTGCTGGTCACCAGCACGAAGGGGGTGTCGGCAACCGGCGCAAGAAAGGTGAAGTCCTTCAGCGGGTCGTAGGGCAGGCTCTTGTACAAGGCCGGGTTGAAGGCGATCTGCGACACGCCCGCGAGCACCAGCGTGTAGCCGTCGGCGGGCGCCTTGGCCACGGCCCCGAGAGCCACCAGGCCGTTGGCCGCCGGATTGTTCTCCACCACCACGGCCTGGCCCAGTTGCTGGGCGAGCCGGTCGCTGAGCAGGCGCGCGATCACGTCGGAGCCCGACCCCGCCCCCTGCGGCACGACGAGCTTGACTGGCCGCGCGGGCCAGGGCGATTGGGCCTGGACGGACATCGGCACGGACAGGAGCGCTGGGCCGACCATTGCCAGCATGGAAACGAACGAGCGACGGGTGATGTGGGCCATGGCGTGCCTCTCTCTTGGCGTGTTGAAGGACGGGGGAGCGTGGTGCTAGCGCAGCGCGCCGCGCAGCGGAAGAACTAGCGCAGCGCACCGCGCAGCGGAAGATCGAACCAGCTGGCGCCGGCGCCGCGAAGGATTTCCAGCCGCGGCGGCCGCCCGTGCGGCACCTGCGGGCCGTGGCCTTCGTCGCTGCCGCCGATGGACAGGCGTATGCGGCTTCCCGCGGCAAAGGTCCACGATACCGGCAGCAGCGCGAAGTCCAGGCGCGCGGGCTCGTGGGGCACGAGCAGGCGGGCCGACGCACGGTCACAGGTGTTCACGGGCCAGCTCGCCACGTAATCCGGCGAATGCGACAGGCCTTCGCGGTGCAGGGCGCGCAGCAGGCCTTCGGTGACGTAGCGGCAGTTGCCGTCGGCCAGCACCTCGCTCAGATAGACGTAGACGGCCGCGTCGGTCTCCGACGATGCGAGCCGCAGGCTCGCGCTCACGTGGCCCGTCAGTTCGGCCGGCGCGGACAGCGGTGCGCTGGTGTAGTGCAGGTACTGCGCCTGGCGCTCGGTCCAGTCGGGGTAGTAGTGCTCGATGCCGACGGCGCCCAGCCGTTCCAGCCGCGTCTGGCGGCCGGTCGAGACGGAGAAGTCGACCTGGTAGCTGTCGCGGCCCGGGGCGGCGGGCGCATGCAGTGCCAGCACGCCATCCGCATCGGGATGGACGCGGCGGGTTCCCGCGATCGGCGGCCAGGCATCGGCGGCCTGCCACTTCTCGTCGTGGAGGGTGAAGTAATGCACCGGCTGCTCCCTGTCGAGTCCGGTGTCGATGCCGCGCAGGTGATGGTCGAAGAAGCGCAGCACTTCGGCCAGCAGCGGAAAGTCCGAGCCGGTTTGCTCGCGCCAGGGCGAGACGTTGCTGCGAGCGCCGTGGTCCCAGGGGCCGAGCAGCAGGCGGTGCTGGTGCCTGGGCAGCGTCAGGAAGCGCGTGATCGCCGAGTTGCTGTAGCCGGCACCGTCGTACCAGCCCGAGACGGAGTAGATCGCCACGTCCTCGGGGATCTGGCGCGCGTAGTGGCCGGGGCTGCATACGTCCAGCGTCAATGCGGGGTCGTGCAGCGTTGCGTCGCGCCGGAACGGAAGCTCGCGGGCCATGTCGTTCAGCCGGCAGTTGCTGCGGTGCTGGTGCAGCGCCTGGGCCAGCAGGTGGCCATCGGCATCGGCGTCCACCGGCTGCGGCCCGGCGAACAGCGGGTTGCCGTAGTACGCGAACTTGGCGAGGGCGGGGCGGTCGTCCTGGTCGAGCGCGACCATGAGTTCGTCGTAGCGCCCGGTCCAGATGGTCGAGAGCACGCCGCCCACGTAGAGCTGGTCGGTGTAGATGTCGGTCACGGCGAACAGCGGTGCGATGGCTCTGACGGCGGGGTGCCGCGTGCTCGCGAGGAATACCGCCGCTGCGCCCAGGTACGAAATGCCGGTCGAGCCGATGCGCCCGTCGCTCCAGGGCTGCTGCACGATCCATTCGGCGATCTCGTGGTAGTCGTCGCGCTCCTTCGGCGAGCGCAGCGCGTCGCGCGTGCCAAAGCTCGCGCCGGTGCCCCGCACGTCCACCACCACTACGGCGTAGCCATGCGGCACGAAGAAGTCGCGGTAGCGGCCGCAGTTGGGGCTGGCCTCCACCGTGGGGTCGGTGGTCACGAAGCGCCGGTAATAGGGCGTGAAGATGACGATGGTGGGCAAGCGTGCGGGTGGCTGCGCGCCATGGCAGGCCTGAGGCAGGTAATAGTCGAGCGCGAGGCGGCAGCCGTCGCGCATCGTGACGTAGAGGGACTCCGGCTTCCCGGGCAGGCCGAAGGGGGCCTTGCGGCTGGCGAGGTAGGCGCTGGGCGGCAGGTGCCAGGCGCCTG
This genomic window from Variovorax sp. V93 contains:
- a CDS encoding CocE/NonD family hydrolase; the encoded protein is MSDRDSTPGAWHLPPSAYLASRKAPFGLPGKPESLYVTMRDGCRLALDYYLPQACHGAQPPARLPTIVIFTPYYRRFVTTDPTVEASPNCGRYRDFFVPHGYAVVVVDVRGTGASFGTRDALRSPKERDDYHEIAEWIVQQPWSDGRIGSTGISYLGAAAVFLASTRHPAVRAIAPLFAVTDIYTDQLYVGGVLSTIWTGRYDELMVALDQDDRPALAKFAYYGNPLFAGPQPVDADADGHLLAQALHQHRSNCRLNDMARELPFRRDATLHDPALTLDVCSPGHYARQIPEDVAIYSVSGWYDGAGYSNSAITRFLTLPRHQHRLLLGPWDHGARSNVSPWREQTGSDFPLLAEVLRFFDHHLRGIDTGLDREQPVHYFTLHDEKWQAADAWPPIAGTRRVHPDADGVLALHAPAAPGRDSYQVDFSVSTGRQTRLERLGAVGIEHYYPDWTERQAQYLHYTSAPLSAPAELTGHVSASLRLASSETDAAVYVYLSEVLADGNCRYVTEGLLRALHREGLSHSPDYVASWPVNTCDRASARLLVPHEPARLDFALLPVSWTFAAGSRIRLSIGGSDEGHGPQVPHGRPPRLEILRGAGASWFDLPLRGALR
- a CDS encoding Bug family tripartite tricarboxylate transporter substrate binding protein: MKRRTALLCTAALLSGAGALASAQDTYPHRPVRLIVPFSAGGSTDLVARQLAQEMTVRTGQPFVVDNKPGAGSTIGADFVAKAPADGYTLLLGTISSHATAVGLYPKLPYDPLKDFAPITEIAAIPNVIVASPQNPRLANVRSLADLVAAAKKPPALTYASSGSGSSNHLATESFKSAAGIALNHIPYKGSGPALTDVSAGHVDLMLDVVLTSLPHIKAGRLRALGITSLRRSPLLPDVPTVAEQGYPGFEVLGWYGLFAPAGTPPAVLERLSRDFTAVLRSDRMRATLESQGGAAIASTPAEFGALIRTEIARWKKVVEQSGAKPD
- a CDS encoding Bug family tripartite tricarboxylate transporter substrate binding protein, which translates into the protein MAHITRRSFVSMLAMVGPALLSVPMSVQAQSPWPARPVKLVVPQGAGSGSDVIARLLSDRLAQQLGQAVVVENNPAANGLVALGAVAKAPADGYTLVLAGVSQIAFNPALYKSLPYDPLKDFTFLAPVADTPFVLVTSNGSGIKTFAQFLEQAKAKNGELTFGSAGIGNSTHIAMELVAATAGVKLMHVPYKGSAAALTAVLAGEVDAMVSVVGPALPQVQSGKVQAVAVLGASRVPQWPQVPTVKEAGLNVPPMPGWYAIAGPARLDPKIVAAFNAALQKVMADPAVKARLAELSLPAMSGGEAEIRRRALDDQAFWGAFITRNNIRVE
- a CDS encoding GAF domain-containing protein, whose amino-acid sequence is MIDPLMQASERAGHALGMEALPAVLAAQRADDAALALFQAMDAGLARSPGHLLLTVLVYHREFGESQRAYSSRPLEYPVGGRKTLGQAPRMRHVLASGEPFIGRSRQDIVDNYADHATLLAMGCESIVNMPVHWGTEVLGTVNLLHAQGRYAEADLPRIAGWAQLSAPAFLATLQRR